The genomic region ACGACGCGCTCCGCCGCTCCTCCCCGGCGGGCGGCGCGCGCCTCACGTCCGGCGACGTGCCGCTGCCGACGGACGAGGGCCACGAGCCGCACTAACCTGGTGCGTCCGCGTCCCGCAGCACCGAGGAGCCCCTTGCCATGACGATCCCCGCGCCCACCGTCGTCACCGGCATCGCCGAGCTGCGCGCCCGCGTCCGCGACCACCGGGCCGCGCGCACCGCGGCGGGGGAGGCGCCCGTCGTCGTCCTCGTCCCCACCATGGGCGCGCTGCACGAGGGCCACCTGGCGCACGCGCGCCGGGCTCGCGAGCTCGGCTCCCTCGTGGTCGTGTCGATCTTCGTCAACCCGCTGCAGTTCGGCGCGGGCGAGGACCTCGACGCCTACCCGCGCACGCTCGACGCCGACGTCGCCGCGCTCGCGGAGACCGGCGTCGACCTCGTGTTCGCGCCGTCCGCGGCCGAGATGTACCCGGACGGGCCCGCGCGCGTCCGCGTCACCGGCGGATCCGTCGCCCTCACGCTCGAGGGCCGCTCGCGCCCCGGCCACTTCGACGGCATGCTCACCGTCGTGGCGAAGCTCCTCCACATCGTGGCGCCCGACGTCGCCACGTTCGGCCGCAAGGACGCCCAGCAGCTGCACCTCGTCCGCCGCATGGTGCGCGACCTCGACCTGCCCGTCCGCATCGAGGAGCTGCCCACGGTGCGCGAGCCCGACGGCCTGGCGCTTTCGAGCCGCAACCGCTTCCTCGACGACCGCGAGCGCCGCGCCGCCCGCGTGATCCCGGCCGCGCTCGAGGCCGCGCAGAGCGCGGGGGACCGCGGCATCGACGCCGTCATCGCCGCCGCGCAGTCCGTCGTCATGGGCGAGCCCGCCGTCGCCCTCGACCACTTCCAGGTCGTGGACCCGACCACCTTCGAGTCCGTGGACGACGGCTTCACGGGCGTCGCGCTCGCGGTCATCGCGGCCCGC from Clavibacter michiganensis subsp. insidiosus harbors:
- the panC gene encoding pantoate--beta-alanine ligase, with the translated sequence MTIPAPTVVTGIAELRARVRDHRAARTAAGEAPVVVLVPTMGALHEGHLAHARRARELGSLVVVSIFVNPLQFGAGEDLDAYPRTLDADVAALAETGVDLVFAPSAAEMYPDGPARVRVTGGSVALTLEGRSRPGHFDGMLTVVAKLLHIVAPDVATFGRKDAQQLHLVRRMVRDLDLPVRIEELPTVREPDGLALSSRNRFLDDRERRAARVIPAALEAAQSAGDRGIDAVIAAAQSVVMGEPAVALDHFQVVDPTTFESVDDGFTGVALAVIAARVGSTRLIDNETVVIA